A part of Populus alba chromosome 8, ASM523922v2, whole genome shotgun sequence genomic DNA contains:
- the LOC118055220 gene encoding uncharacterized protein: MAMEGSNITNSSSGEDFAVGCLLSIKTTLGEEFNGQVMTFDRPSNILVLQEGPKHGPKRNIRFLKANYIKEFSLLGQAEDPLDIKKCYIDLHSLQAREELALRQAEADAERIGVGVTAEAQSIFDALSKTLPVRWDKTVIVVMNEVRVSSPYLADCVSGGTPAANDRVKKVLELERKRLQARGASR; this comes from the exons ATGGCCATGGAAGGTAGCAACATCACCAACAGCAGCAGCGGCGAGGACTTTGCGGTGGGCTGCTTGCTCTCTATCAAAACTACCTTAGGCGAAGAATTCAATGGACAAGTCATGACTTTCGACCGCCCCTCCAACATTCTCGTTCTT CAAGAGGGACCGAAACATGGGCCGAAGAGAAACATAAGGTTTTTGAAAGCAAATTATATCAAGGAGTTTTCTTTGCTGGGTCAAGCTGAGGACCCACTTGACATCAAGAAGTGTTATATTGATCTCCATAGTCTTCAAGCCAGGGAGGAACTGGCTTTAAG GCAAGCAGAAGCAGATGCTGAGAGGATTGGAGTGGGAGTTACTGCTGAGGCGCAGAGCATTTTTGATGCCTTGTCTAAGAC GCTTCCAGTTCGCTGGGACAAAACAGTCATAGTTGTTATGAATGAAGTGCGTGTTAGTAGTCCATACTTAGCTGATTGCGTCAGTGGAGGAACTCCTGCTGCTAATGACCGGGTGAAGAAAGTG CTCGAGCTCGAGAGGAAGAGGTTGCAAGCTCGTGGTGCAAGTCGGTGA